A single genomic interval of Lewinellaceae bacterium harbors:
- the cls gene encoding cardiolipin synthase, with amino-acid sequence MFYTLLYLAIVLVLVFLLLLTGIRPTRTIGWVLVILVLPVGGILLYLMFGVNRRRYKFYKRKRTREMEAYYERVSRFYREFERETTDYPPEVKQNQRLSKLIIQNSSFLPQTGNKVELLKDGPATFAAIFEALEQARQFIHIQFYIFEEGELAGRFAEIFERKAKEGVEIRMIYDGVGSRKLSRKYRRRLEAAGVKAYPFMPLRFGWLTTTLNYRNHRKIIVVDGGQGFTGGINVADKYIRGDELGIWHDMHLHLQGPVVNNLQAIFAVDWHFVSGREELLSQPYTFQKEPRGQSTVQLVSGGPDSDFPALRQHYFSLINQAQEYVYITNPYIIPGEPLLEALQSAALGGVDVRVLTPARSDNPVVKWSIRSYFQPLLEAGVKIYLYPHGFLHSKTIVADDSVASVGTANLDIRSFEQNFEVNAVIYDSGIARQLKKIFHKECWISTQLDPAAYAERPWMDRLKEGGGKVFSPIL; translated from the coding sequence ATGTTCTACACCCTGCTCTATCTGGCCATTGTGCTGGTTCTGGTGTTCCTGCTGCTGCTGACCGGGATAAGGCCCACGCGGACCATCGGCTGGGTACTGGTCATCCTGGTCCTACCCGTGGGGGGTATCCTTTTGTATCTGATGTTTGGCGTCAACCGGCGCCGCTACAAGTTCTACAAGCGCAAACGCACGCGGGAGATGGAGGCCTACTACGAGCGGGTATCCCGTTTCTACCGGGAATTTGAGCGGGAAACGACCGATTATCCGCCCGAAGTGAAGCAAAACCAGCGGCTGTCCAAGCTCATCATCCAAAACTCCAGCTTTCTGCCCCAAACCGGCAATAAGGTGGAGTTGCTCAAAGACGGCCCGGCCACCTTCGCGGCCATCTTCGAAGCGCTGGAGCAGGCCCGGCAGTTCATTCACATCCAGTTCTACATTTTTGAAGAGGGAGAACTGGCCGGCCGTTTCGCCGAGATTTTTGAGCGCAAAGCGAAAGAAGGGGTGGAGATTCGCATGATCTACGACGGGGTAGGCAGCCGCAAGCTCAGCCGCAAATACCGCCGCCGCCTCGAGGCGGCCGGGGTGAAGGCCTATCCTTTCATGCCCCTGCGCTTCGGCTGGCTGACCACCACGCTCAACTACCGAAACCACCGCAAGATCATCGTCGTCGACGGAGGGCAGGGCTTCACCGGGGGGATCAACGTGGCCGATAAGTACATCCGTGGAGATGAACTAGGCATCTGGCACGACATGCACCTCCACCTGCAGGGGCCGGTGGTGAACAACCTGCAGGCCATCTTCGCGGTAGACTGGCACTTCGTCAGCGGGCGGGAGGAACTGCTCAGCCAGCCCTACACCTTCCAGAAAGAACCCCGGGGCCAGTCTACCGTGCAGCTCGTCAGCGGCGGCCCGGATTCCGACTTTCCCGCCCTGCGGCAGCATTATTTCTCCCTCATCAACCAGGCGCAGGAGTACGTCTACATTACCAACCCCTACATCATTCCCGGCGAGCCGTTGCTGGAGGCCTTGCAGTCGGCTGCCCTGGGCGGCGTAGACGTCCGCGTCCTGACGCCGGCCCGGTCCGACAACCCCGTCGTCAAGTGGAGCATCCGTTCCTACTTCCAGCCCCTGCTGGAAGCCGGGGTAAAGATTTACCTCTACCCCCATGGCTTTCTGCACAGCAAGACCATCGTGGCTGACGATTCGGTGGCTTCGGTCGGCACGGCCAACCTCGACATCCGCAGCTTCGAGCAAAACTTCGAGGTCAATGCCGTCATCTACGATTCCGGCATTGCCCGTCAGTTGAAAAAAATCTTCCACAAGGAGTGCTGGATCAGCACCCAGCTCGACCCGGCGGCTTACGCCGAGCGGCCGTGGATGGATCGGTTGAAGGAGGGAGGGGGGAAGGTTTTTAGCCCTATATTGTGA
- a CDS encoding VWA domain-containing protein encodes MKTLAMYRFPLFLLAAFALTFSSCKKDDPVKGNPDEIPFPECDDVTIDDAIILRFEYTNYQGEEPSITITPDKTDRRVKYDTARYTPTREGNKIVITIPNIRLSDNDFNYIAQCVTIEEFDATRPSSDRWFEQTEFKEQREFSETKIATMLCLDVSSSLGADRENVKQYAIDFSNQIFETTSNESYVGLVLFADTVITYPFTNDVTDIENAINSFPYPDLDAQTFTRLSDGILAGLGALEAADLDVANKVLVAFTDGNDNGSNNPTTNQKAIQESAFPRYMIGLKGKGLEYNTNYLKNLASNETFFVEANNAIELQKRFNDINELIANIYTIIYNRSTQSFTPGVDDPIKLRAVFFAKPYRIQ; translated from the coding sequence ATGAAAACACTCGCTATGTACCGATTTCCGCTTTTCCTGCTTGCCGCTTTTGCGCTCACCTTTTCCAGCTGTAAAAAAGACGACCCGGTGAAAGGCAACCCCGACGAGATTCCTTTTCCGGAATGTGACGATGTAACCATCGACGACGCCATTATATTGCGTTTCGAATATACCAACTACCAGGGCGAAGAGCCCTCCATAACCATCACGCCGGACAAGACCGACCGGCGGGTCAAGTACGACACTGCGCGCTACACGCCTACCCGGGAAGGCAATAAAATTGTCATCACCATCCCCAATATCCGCCTGAGCGACAACGACTTCAACTACATCGCCCAATGTGTGACCATCGAGGAGTTTGACGCCACGCGCCCGTCGAGCGACCGCTGGTTCGAACAGACCGAGTTCAAGGAACAGCGGGAGTTCTCGGAAACGAAGATCGCCACCATGCTGTGCCTCGATGTGAGCAGCTCTCTGGGCGCCGACCGGGAGAACGTCAAACAGTATGCCATAGATTTCTCCAACCAGATTTTTGAAACGACCAGCAACGAGAGCTACGTCGGCCTGGTGCTTTTCGCCGATACGGTGATCACCTACCCCTTCACCAACGATGTTACAGACATCGAGAACGCCATCAACAGCTTCCCCTACCCCGACCTCGACGCGCAGACCTTCACCCGCCTCAGCGACGGCATCCTCGCCGGCCTCGGCGCCCTGGAAGCTGCTGACCTGGACGTGGCCAACAAGGTGCTGGTGGCCTTTACCGATGGCAACGACAACGGCTCCAACAACCCGACCACCAACCAGAAGGCCATTCAGGAGTCGGCGTTTCCGCGGTATATGATCGGCCTGAAAGGCAAAGGGTTGGAGTACAATACCAACTACCTGAAAAACCTGGCCAGCAATGAGACCTTCTTCGTGGAAGCCAATAATGCCATTGAACTGCAAAAGCGATTCAACGACATCAACGAGCTGATCGCCAACATCTACACCATCATCTACAACCGCTCTACGCAATCCTTCACGCCCGGCGTCGACGACCCCATCAAACTGCGGGCCGTCTTCTTCGCCAAACCGTACAGGATACAGTAG
- a CDS encoding acyl-CoA/acyl-ACP dehydrogenase, with product MKTKENATLASNGREQHESFLQLAHTLGQGFAGRARNYDQNDAFVSENYAELKQHRIFSALVPAELGGMGMNHSSMCHFLRILGQYCGSTGLALSMHSHLMSANVWKYVQQGVGEATLRKVAGQQLVLVSTGARDWLDSNGTMEKVEGGFLVSAFKAFASQSAEGDILVTSAPYNDPREGAQVLHFPVPFAADGLQVLDDWYTMGMRGTGSCTVKLDKVFVPDEAIALRRPQGEYHQVWNVVLTVAMPLIMAVYVGIAEKAAAMALAKTKNAGEDSGHLPFLIGEMNNQLCTAQVVWGDMVRIANDLDFQPSHQMGHDILTRKTIVANAAIQTVTKAMEIVGGQSFSRKFGLERLFRDVQAANFHPLMEKMQQQFSGSFIMGEQ from the coding sequence ATGAAAACCAAAGAAAATGCAACTTTGGCCAGCAACGGCCGGGAGCAGCACGAGTCATTTCTCCAATTGGCGCATACCCTCGGACAGGGTTTCGCCGGGCGGGCCCGGAATTATGACCAAAATGACGCCTTCGTTTCGGAGAATTACGCGGAGTTGAAACAGCACCGCATATTTTCAGCTCTGGTCCCGGCCGAATTGGGAGGGATGGGGATGAATCATTCATCAATGTGCCACTTTTTACGCATCCTGGGCCAATATTGCGGGTCCACCGGCCTGGCCCTTTCCATGCATTCCCACCTGATGTCAGCGAATGTATGGAAATATGTGCAGCAGGGGGTTGGAGAAGCTACATTAAGGAAAGTCGCCGGCCAGCAGTTGGTCCTGGTAAGCACCGGCGCCAGAGATTGGCTGGATTCGAATGGGACAATGGAAAAGGTAGAGGGCGGGTTTCTGGTTTCTGCCTTTAAGGCCTTTGCCAGCCAATCGGCAGAAGGGGATATTCTGGTAACAAGCGCTCCTTACAACGATCCCCGGGAAGGGGCGCAGGTGCTCCATTTTCCGGTTCCTTTCGCGGCAGATGGGCTTCAGGTGCTGGATGACTGGTATACCATGGGTATGCGAGGCACCGGCTCCTGTACGGTAAAGCTGGATAAGGTCTTCGTTCCGGACGAAGCTATTGCCCTTCGGCGGCCTCAGGGCGAATACCATCAGGTGTGGAATGTGGTGCTCACCGTGGCCATGCCGCTCATTATGGCGGTCTATGTAGGCATTGCCGAAAAGGCGGCGGCCATGGCGCTTGCCAAAACCAAAAACGCCGGGGAAGACAGTGGGCATTTGCCGTTCCTGATAGGAGAGATGAACAACCAGCTTTGCACAGCTCAGGTGGTGTGGGGAGATATGGTTCGGATCGCAAATGACCTCGACTTTCAACCTTCCCACCAAATGGGCCACGACATATTGACCCGAAAAACCATCGTCGCCAATGCTGCTATCCAAACCGTAACGAAAGCCATGGAGATTGTCGGCGGGCAGAGCTTTAGCCGCAAATTTGGCCTTGAACGCCTGTTCCGCGATGTGCAGGCCGCCAACTTCCACCCCCTTATGGAGAAGATGCAGCAGCAGTTTTCCGGTAGTTTCATTATGGGAGAACAGTAG
- a CDS encoding T9SS type A sorting domain-containing protein — MKKTVLFFAACATLAFHSALAQSCLPEGITFNSQSDIDNFQNNYPGCAQILGDVYITGADVTSLNGLSVLTYLDEDLTVWDCSGLTTLKGLDNITSIGGNVQLGYNSQLDSLTGLDNLTTIGKDLEILNHGALSSLSALGNLTAINGDFILENNDALLSLNGLGNLSTIGGRLDFFDNDNLLSISALSNLASVLGDIFIDTNPGLASLDGLEGLATARADIRIENNAGLMSLNGLHNITAVTGRLRIADNPALGSLSGLQQLASTGGSFECRGNASLASLTGLENLASVGEDFEIRGNPGLTNLSGLNNLSSVGKSLFITDNNGLSALTGLDNLSSVGVGLNIVDNPVLTSLSGPAILSSIEGSLTIDGNRSLPSLSGLENISAVGGALFVGNNDALATLNGLGGLLSVGSDLTIERNRVLASADGLGQLQSVGGSFVLENNEQLLSLLGLKKLDSIGGNLSIQRNNLLAALVGLDSLSAIGGSLFIESNNALAYLYGLDGLRAIGGELSIVNNDALAALSGLDSLDHTTITYLTIRNSNALSLCAVPSVCSYLEGGGPAEISGNANGCSSYGQALSACALLPAEEAALGEDGIRIIPNPTKGLLQVDGSDNTPAHVRIMDSQGSVALSRKLGAGGRLDISELPQGLYFLHLVAGERVWVKRVVKE; from the coding sequence ATGAAAAAAACAGTACTCTTTTTTGCTGCTTGCGCTACTTTGGCCTTCCACTCAGCCCTCGCGCAGAGCTGCCTGCCCGAAGGCATCACCTTCAACTCACAGTCAGATATTGACAATTTCCAAAACAACTATCCGGGCTGCGCCCAAATCCTGGGGGATGTATACATCACCGGCGCCGACGTCACGAGCCTGAACGGCCTGTCCGTCCTCACCTACCTCGATGAAGACCTTACTGTCTGGGACTGCAGCGGGCTGACGACGCTTAAAGGGCTGGACAACATCACCTCCATCGGAGGCAACGTCCAACTAGGATATAATAGCCAACTGGATTCTTTGACCGGGCTGGACAACCTGACTACCATTGGCAAGGACCTGGAAATCCTAAACCACGGCGCCCTGTCTTCTCTGAGCGCCCTGGGCAACCTCACGGCCATCAATGGAGACTTCATCCTTGAAAACAACGACGCGCTGCTTTCCCTGAATGGATTGGGCAACCTCAGCACCATCGGAGGCAGGCTCGACTTTTTCGATAACGACAACCTGCTTTCAATCAGCGCGCTGAGCAACCTCGCGTCCGTCCTCGGAGACATTTTCATCGACACCAACCCCGGCCTGGCTTCCCTGGACGGGCTGGAGGGCCTGGCAACCGCCCGGGCTGACATACGCATTGAAAACAATGCCGGCCTGATGTCCCTGAACGGGCTGCACAACATAACCGCCGTAACGGGCCGACTTCGCATAGCGGACAACCCTGCCCTGGGCAGCCTGTCAGGACTTCAACAACTCGCTTCCACCGGGGGAAGCTTTGAATGCCGGGGGAATGCTTCCCTGGCTTCTCTCACCGGGCTGGAAAATCTCGCCTCCGTTGGCGAAGACTTCGAAATAAGAGGAAATCCCGGCTTAACCAACCTGAGCGGGCTGAACAACTTGTCTTCAGTTGGCAAGAGCCTGTTCATCACCGACAACAACGGGCTCTCGGCCTTAACCGGGCTGGACAACCTTTCTTCCGTAGGAGTAGGCCTGAATATTGTAGACAACCCGGTTCTAACCTCTTTGAGCGGGCCGGCCATCCTGTCTTCGATCGAAGGAAGCCTCACGATCGATGGCAACAGGTCGCTGCCTTCCCTGAGCGGGCTGGAAAACATTTCAGCCGTTGGAGGCGCCCTGTTCGTGGGCAACAACGACGCCCTGGCCACGCTGAATGGGTTGGGCGGCCTGCTGTCTGTAGGCAGCGATCTCACCATCGAGCGCAACCGCGTGCTGGCGTCCGCAGATGGCCTGGGGCAGCTCCAATCCGTTGGCGGCAGCTTTGTGCTCGAGAACAACGAGCAACTGCTTTCCTTGCTTGGGTTGAAAAAACTCGATTCCATCGGCGGCAATCTGTCCATCCAGCGCAATAACCTCCTGGCGGCGCTGGTGGGCCTGGACAGCCTTTCTGCCATTGGCGGCAGCCTGTTCATCGAGTCGAATAATGCCCTGGCCTACCTGTACGGGCTGGACGGCCTGCGGGCCATTGGAGGAGAGCTTTCCATTGTAAACAATGATGCCCTTGCTGCCCTGAGCGGCCTGGACAGCCTGGACCATACCACCATCACCTACCTCACCATCCGCAATTCCAACGCCCTGTCCCTCTGCGCTGTCCCCAGCGTATGCAGCTACCTGGAAGGCGGAGGCCCGGCCGAAATCTCCGGCAACGCCAATGGTTGCAGCAGTTACGGCCAGGCCTTGTCTGCCTGCGCGCTGTTGCCCGCCGAAGAAGCGGCTTTAGGCGAAGACGGCATCCGTATTATTCCCAACCCTACCAAAGGATTACTCCAGGTGGATGGCAGCGATAATACCCCAGCCCACGTCAGGATCATGGACAGCCAGGGCAGCGTAGCCCTCAGCCGGAAGCTGGGCGCGGGCGGGCGGCTAGATATTTCCGAACTTCCGCAGGGCTTGTATTTCCTGCATCTGGTGGCCGGCGAGCGGGTGTGGGTGAAAAGGGTGGTGAAAGAGTGA
- a CDS encoding SgcJ/EcaC family oxidoreductase, producing the protein MKKMLIPAALAIALMGCQSKVESQSSSNLQNNDEMIQATTEKAAIEKLLFAYRDALNASDVGQVLPLYTQDGVFMPSGAPTSAGPEQVKAAYEFVFSAIQLSIEFYIDEIVVDGDYAFARTTSKGTTLIHASGETVPEENRELFVLQKEQGIWKIARYMFNKME; encoded by the coding sequence ATGAAAAAAATGTTGATCCCGGCCGCCCTGGCGATTGCGCTGATGGGCTGCCAAAGCAAAGTTGAAAGTCAAAGTTCTTCAAACCTTCAAAACAACGATGAGATGATACAAGCCACCACTGAAAAAGCCGCCATTGAGAAACTGTTATTCGCCTACCGCGACGCCCTCAATGCATCTGACGTCGGCCAGGTACTGCCGCTTTACACCCAGGATGGAGTCTTTATGCCTTCCGGAGCGCCAACTTCTGCCGGCCCGGAACAAGTGAAAGCTGCCTACGAGTTTGTATTCAGCGCCATTCAGTTGAGTATAGAATTTTACATCGATGAAATCGTGGTGGATGGTGATTATGCTTTTGCCAGGACTACCTCCAAAGGGACAACCTTAATCCACGCCTCCGGTGAAACGGTTCCGGAAGAGAATCGGGAATTGTTTGTCCTGCAAAAAGAGCAAGGTATCTGGAAAATAGCCAGGTACATGTTTAACAAAATGGAATAG
- a CDS encoding Crp/Fnr family transcriptional regulator gives MPIEKLLSYFDRYLPLNDQEREELSNRCRERRVKRRQFILQEGDACRHYNFVVEGCFKMYGVDAKGGEHNLQFAAEEDWITDIGSFHSGKPSRLYIEAMEPSSVIQIEKNDLLFLYENHPKFDRNFRVVIEDKFVELQNRVLQNISSTAEERYLRFLELYPKLSNRLPNTQIASYLGITPEFLSKIRKGLARR, from the coding sequence TTGCCCATAGAAAAACTCCTATCGTATTTTGACCGGTACCTCCCGTTGAACGATCAGGAAAGGGAAGAACTCTCTAACCGATGCCGGGAGAGAAGGGTCAAGCGCCGGCAATTCATCCTTCAGGAAGGTGACGCGTGCCGGCATTATAACTTTGTTGTGGAAGGCTGCTTCAAAATGTATGGCGTCGATGCCAAAGGCGGGGAGCACAACCTCCAGTTTGCGGCGGAAGAAGACTGGATCACCGATATCGGCAGCTTCCATTCCGGTAAGCCGAGCCGGTTGTATATCGAGGCGATGGAGCCCAGCTCCGTCATTCAAATTGAAAAGAATGATCTCCTCTTTTTATACGAAAACCATCCCAAATTTGACCGCAACTTTCGGGTGGTCATCGAAGATAAGTTCGTAGAACTGCAAAACCGGGTGCTGCAAAACATAAGCTCCACTGCCGAAGAGCGATACCTTAGATTTCTCGAATTGTACCCGAAATTGTCCAACCGGCTCCCCAACACCCAAATTGCATCCTACCTGGGCATCACGCCCGAATTTTTGAGCAAGATCAGGAAGGGCCTGGCCCGCAGATAG
- a CDS encoding zinc-dependent alcohol dehydrogenase family protein — translation MKAMILPKITSFKDNSQPLQAADLPQPAPGPREALLKVLVCGVCHTELDEIEGRTPPPKLPVVLGHQVVGEVVELGVGCERLQKGQRVGVAWIYHACGKCEYCASGQENLCPDFQATGRDANGGYAEYMTVPEDYAYPIPDTFEDAEAAPLLCAGAIGYRSVRLANLEDGQNLGLTGFGGSGHLVIKMVRHQFPNAKVYVYARNPDERAFALELGAVWAGDTTDNAPEKMDAIIDTTPVWKPVVEALKELKPGGRLVINAIRKEAYDQDYLEKIQYEKHLWMEREVKSVANVTRKDVSEFLQLAAEAGIKPDYQEFLLEEANAALRELKNQKIRGAKVLRVAGMPMVR, via the coding sequence ATGAAAGCCATGATCCTCCCTAAAATCACTTCTTTCAAAGATAATTCCCAGCCCCTGCAGGCTGCCGATCTCCCCCAACCCGCTCCCGGCCCCCGGGAGGCCCTGCTCAAAGTCCTCGTCTGCGGCGTTTGCCATACCGAGCTGGACGAGATCGAAGGGCGGACGCCGCCGCCGAAGCTTCCGGTGGTGTTGGGCCATCAGGTAGTGGGAGAGGTGGTCGAACTGGGTGTCGGCTGCGAGCGCCTGCAAAAGGGCCAACGCGTAGGGGTAGCCTGGATTTACCACGCCTGCGGAAAATGCGAGTACTGTGCCAGCGGGCAGGAAAACCTCTGTCCGGATTTTCAGGCCACCGGCCGGGACGCCAACGGCGGCTACGCCGAATACATGACAGTGCCGGAAGATTATGCCTACCCGATCCCCGATACCTTTGAAGATGCCGAAGCAGCGCCTCTGCTCTGCGCCGGCGCCATCGGCTACAGGTCCGTCCGCCTGGCGAACCTGGAGGACGGCCAGAACCTGGGCCTGACCGGCTTCGGCGGCTCCGGCCACCTGGTGATCAAGATGGTGCGCCACCAATTTCCCAACGCCAAAGTCTACGTATACGCCCGCAACCCGGACGAGCGCGCCTTCGCCCTCGAACTGGGCGCCGTATGGGCGGGCGACACCACCGACAACGCTCCTGAAAAGATGGACGCCATCATCGACACCACGCCCGTTTGGAAGCCGGTGGTGGAGGCCCTCAAAGAGCTCAAACCGGGCGGCCGCCTGGTCATCAACGCCATCCGAAAGGAGGCCTACGACCAGGATTACCTGGAGAAAATACAATACGAAAAACACCTGTGGATGGAGCGGGAGGTCAAAAGCGTGGCCAACGTTACCCGGAAGGACGTGAGCGAATTTCTACAACTGGCCGCCGAGGCGGGCATCAAGCCGGATTACCAGGAGTTTCTCCTGGAAGAGGCGAATGCTGCGCTGCGCGAATTAAAGAACCAGAAGATTCGGGGAGCGAAGGTGTTGCGGGTGGCGGGAATGCCTATGGTGCGATGA
- a CDS encoding CBS domain-containing protein: MTVETIVRFLQDYPPFSYLPGAELDELASQTALQEIAEGDFLFEENETANPFAYVLKKGRIEVLKNFEDNTQVIDVLKKGDVLGVRAILTQKPYLGSARATRKSILLKIPEDIFLDYMERFPRVALFFARGFAAGQPVIHGQEQEKSSKEVHFLSRDPVLFMRTEDVLIPNPVEQLLIGPATTTLREAARQMKERMFGSFIIVDEKGHPLGIATESDFIRRGPELHLGWESPVSQIMSSPVVTIRKGATAAQLIIAMSKHKIDHLVVTEDGTPQSPLLGILSQRDLLLMHGNNPAVLVRKLREARDVETLARIRNRADELIYNYLRQEVSIPFIAAVTTEINDTLLHKAFDFSLARLQREGLEKPPLTFCWLSLGSEGRGEQLRRTDQDNAIVYEDPPPEAEGQTARYFRRLGECVVEVLLQCGFARCPGDIMASNPKWVQSLNGWKQQFTGWIEQPNSEGLTGVSIFFDFRPGYGDSRLTDALTDHILQTIDGRSSFLHFFAQSALRHPSPMGFFGKFILEEADGKKGAFDLKARAMRPLDHAARVLSYANNIRGATNTIQRYEKLAAILPDEKLFREASLAYEILLRYRAINGFRNDDSGRYIFPKKLTRIERKTLETCFAAVERVQKYIRNIFRVN, from the coding sequence ATGACAGTTGAAACCATCGTTCGCTTTCTTCAGGATTACCCTCCCTTTAGTTACCTGCCCGGGGCTGAGCTGGATGAACTCGCCAGCCAAACGGCCCTTCAGGAAATTGCCGAAGGGGATTTCCTGTTTGAAGAAAATGAAACGGCAAACCCGTTCGCTTATGTGCTAAAAAAGGGGCGGATCGAGGTGCTCAAGAACTTCGAAGACAATACCCAGGTCATCGACGTTTTGAAAAAAGGAGACGTATTGGGCGTACGGGCCATTCTAACCCAGAAGCCATATCTGGGTTCCGCCAGAGCTACCCGAAAAAGCATACTATTAAAAATCCCGGAAGATATTTTTCTTGATTACATGGAGCGTTTCCCCCGGGTAGCCTTGTTTTTTGCCAGGGGCTTCGCCGCCGGCCAGCCCGTCATCCACGGGCAGGAGCAAGAGAAAAGCTCGAAAGAGGTTCATTTTCTGAGCCGCGACCCGGTTTTGTTCATGCGCACCGAAGATGTGCTCATTCCGAACCCGGTAGAGCAGTTGTTGATCGGGCCGGCAACGACCACGCTGCGGGAGGCCGCCCGGCAAATGAAGGAGCGAATGTTTGGTTCCTTCATTATCGTGGATGAAAAAGGCCACCCGCTGGGCATCGCCACTGAATCGGATTTTATCCGGCGCGGGCCGGAACTCCACCTCGGCTGGGAGTCGCCCGTCAGCCAGATCATGAGCAGCCCGGTCGTTACGATCCGCAAAGGGGCGACCGCCGCTCAGCTGATCATCGCGATGAGCAAACATAAGATCGACCACCTGGTGGTAACCGAAGACGGCACGCCTCAGTCTCCTCTTCTCGGCATCCTTTCGCAGCGCGACCTCCTGCTCATGCACGGCAACAACCCGGCGGTGCTCGTCCGCAAGCTCCGGGAAGCCAGGGATGTGGAAACCCTGGCCCGCATCCGCAACCGGGCCGATGAACTAATCTACAACTACCTTCGCCAGGAAGTTTCCATACCGTTCATCGCAGCGGTAACCACCGAGATCAACGACACCTTGCTGCACAAAGCTTTTGATTTTAGCCTTGCCCGGCTGCAAAGGGAAGGCCTGGAAAAGCCGCCCCTTACGTTCTGTTGGCTCTCGCTGGGCAGCGAAGGGCGCGGCGAGCAACTCCGGCGCACCGACCAGGACAACGCTATTGTTTACGAAGACCCGCCTCCGGAAGCGGAAGGACAAACCGCCCGGTATTTCCGCCGGCTGGGCGAGTGCGTGGTGGAGGTGCTGCTCCAGTGTGGCTTTGCCCGCTGCCCTGGCGATATCATGGCCAGCAACCCCAAATGGGTTCAGTCCCTCAATGGCTGGAAACAACAATTTACCGGCTGGATAGAACAGCCCAATTCCGAAGGGCTTACGGGCGTTTCCATTTTCTTCGATTTCCGGCCCGGCTACGGAGACAGCCGCCTGACGGATGCCCTGACCGACCATATCCTGCAAACCATAGACGGGCGCAGCAGCTTCCTGCATTTCTTCGCCCAAAGCGCGCTTCGGCACCCCTCCCCGATGGGGTTCTTCGGAAAGTTCATTCTCGAAGAAGCAGATGGCAAAAAGGGAGCCTTCGACCTCAAAGCACGTGCCATGCGCCCGCTGGACCACGCCGCCCGGGTGCTGTCCTACGCCAACAATATCCGCGGAGCGACCAACACGATCCAACGGTATGAAAAACTGGCAGCCATCCTTCCGGATGAAAAGCTGTTTCGCGAGGCTTCCCTGGCCTACGAAATCCTCCTGCGCTACCGGGCGATCAACGGCTTCCGCAACGACGATTCGGGGCGCTACATCTTCCCGAAAAAGCTGACCCGGATCGAAAGAAAAACCCTGGAAACCTGCTTCGCAGCAGTGGAAAGGGTACAGAAGTACATCAGGAATATCTTTCGGGTAAATTAA